In Panthera tigris isolate Pti1 chromosome C1, P.tigris_Pti1_mat1.1, whole genome shotgun sequence, the following proteins share a genomic window:
- the NCDN gene encoding neurochondrin isoform X1: MQRVNSAAAAAAAAAAAAAAAASARGRERRGGKEPAGAFESPGWRGGVRKGASKPSLLGKAGIMASDCEPALNQAESRNPTLERYLGALREAKNDSEQFAALLLVTKAVKAGDIDAKTRRRIFDAVGFTFPNRLLTTKEAPDGCPDHVLRALGVALLACFCSDPELASHPQVLNKIPILSTFLTARGDPDDAARRSMIDDTYQCLTAVAGTPRGPRHLIAGGTVSALCQAYLGHGYGFDQALALLVGLLAAAETQCWKEAEPDLLAVLRGLSEDFQKAEDASKFELCQLLPLFLPPTTVPSECLRDLQAGLARILGSKLSSWQRNPALKLAARLAHACGSDWIPAGSSGSKFLALLVNLACVEVRLALEETGTEVKEDVVTACYALMELGIQECTRCEQSLLKEPQKVQLVSIMKEAIGAVIHYLQQVGPEKQKEPFVFASVRILGAWLAEETSSLRKEVCQLLPFLVRYAKTLYEEAEEANDLSQQVATLAISPTTPGPTWPGDALRLLLPGWCHLTVEDGPREILIKEGAPSLLCKYFLQQWELTSPGHDTSVLPDSVEIGLQTCCHIFLNLVVTAPGLIKRDACFTSLMNTLMTSLPSLVQQQGRLLLAANVATLGLLMARLLSTSPALQGTPASRGFFAAAILFLSQSHVARATPGSDQAVLALSPDYEGVWADLQELWFLGMQAFTGCVPLLPWLAPAALRSRWPQELLQLLGSVSPNSVKPEMVAAYQGVLVELARANRLCREAMRLQAGEETASHYRMAALEQCLSEP; the protein is encoded by the exons TTGGGCAAGGCGGGCATCATGGCCTCGGATTGTGAGCCAGCTCTGAACCAGGCAGAGAGCCGAAACCCCACCCTGGAGCGCTACCTGGGAGCCCTCCGTGAGGCCAAGAATGACAGTGAGCAGTTTGCAGCCCTGCTGCTA GTGACCAAGGCAGTCAAAGCAGGTGACATCGATGCCAAAACTCGGCGGCGGATCTTCGATGCCGTAGGCTTCACCTTCCCCAATCGTCTCCTGACCACCAAGGAGGCACCAGATGGCTGCCCCGACCATGTTCTCCGAGCCCTGGGTGTGGCCCTGCTGGCCTGCTTCTGCAGTGACCCTGAACTGGCCTCCCATCCCCAGGTCCTGAACAAGATCCCCATCCTTAGCACCTTCCTCACTGCCCGGGGGGACCCGGATGATGCTGCTCGCCGTTCCATGATTGACGACACCTACCAGTGCCTGACAGCTGTGGCAGGCACACCCCGTGGCCCCCGGCACCTCATTGCTGGTGGCACCGTGTCTGCCCTGTGTCAGGCATACCTGGGGCATGGCTATGGCTTTGACCAGGCCCTGGCACTCCTAGTGGGGCTGCTGGCTGCTGCTGAGACCCAGTGCTGGAAGGAGGCGGAGCCCGACCTCCTGGCCGTGTTGCGGGGCCTCAGTGAAGATTTCCAGAAAGCTGAGGATGCCAGCAAGTTTGAGCTCTGCCAGCTGctgcccctctttctgcccccgaCAACCGTGCCCTCTGAATGCCTCCGGGATCTGCAGGCCGGGCTGGCACGCATCCTGGGCAGCAAGCTGAGCTCCTGGCAGCGCAACCCTGCACTAAAGCTGGCAGCCCGCCTGGCGCACGCCTGCGGCTCCGACTGGATCCCAGCGGGCAGCTCCGGGAGCAAGTTCCTGGCCCTGCTGGTGAATCTGGCATGTGTGGAGGTACGGCTGGCACTGGAGGAGACAGGCACAGAAGTAAAAGAGGATGTGGTGACCGCCTGCTACGCCCTCATGGAGTTGGGGATCCAGGAATGCACCCGCTGTGAGCAGTCACTGCTCAAGGAGCCACAGAAGGTGCAGCTCGTGAGCATCATGAAGGAGGCCATCGGGGCTGTCATCCACTATCTGCAGCAG GTGGGgccagagaagcagaaggagccCTTTGTGTTTGCTTCGGTGCGGATCCTGGGGGCCTGGCTGGCCGAGGAGACCTCATCCCTGCGCAAGGAGGTCTGCCAGCTGCTGCCCTTCCTTGTGCGCTATGCCAAGACCCTCTACGAGGAGGCCGAGGAGGCGAATGACCTCTCCCAGCAGGTGGCCACCCTGGCcatctcccccaccaccccagggCCCACCTGGCCAGGGGATGCTCTCCG GCTCCTTCTGCCCGGCTGGTGCCACCTGACCGTTGAAGATGGGCCCCGGGAGATCCTGATCAAGGAGGGAGCCCCCTCACTTCTGTGCAAGTATTTCTTGCAGCAGTGGGAACTCACATCCCCAGGCCATGACACCTCAGTGCTGCCTGACAGTGTGGAGATCGGCCTGCAGACCTGCTGTCATATCTTCCTCAACCTTGTGGTCACCGCACCAGGGCTGATCAA GCGAGATGCCTGCTTCACATCTCTTATGAACACCCTGATGACGTCGCTGCCCTCACTAGTGCAGCAGCAAGGGAGGCTGCTTCTGGCTGCCAATGTGGCCACCCTGGGCCTTCTCATGGCCCGGCTCCTCAGTACCTCTCCAG CTCTTCAGGGAACACCAGCGTCCCGAGGTTTCTTCGCAGCTGCCATCCTCTTCCTATCACAGTCCCATGTGGCGCGGGCCACACCTGGCTCAGACCAGGCAGTGCTGGCCCTGTCCCCCGACTACGAGGGCGTCTGGGCCGACCTGCAGGAGCTCTGGTTCCTGGGTATGCAGGCCTTCACAGGCTGTGTGCCCCTGCTGCCCTGGCTGGCCCCGGCCGCCCTGCGCTCCCGCTGGCCACAGGAGCTGCTCCAGCTGCTGGGCAGCGTCAGCCCCAACTCTGTCAAGCCTGAGATGGTCGCCGCCTATCAGGGCGTCCTGGTGGAGCTGGCACGGGCCAACCGGCTGTGCCGGGAGGCCATGAGGCTACAGGCGGGTGAGGAGACAGCCAGCCACTACCGCATGGCTGCCCTGGAGCAGTGCCTGTCAGAGCCCTGA
- the NCDN gene encoding neurochondrin isoform X2, which yields MSCCDLAAAGQLGKAGIMASDCEPALNQAESRNPTLERYLGALREAKNDSEQFAALLLVTKAVKAGDIDAKTRRRIFDAVGFTFPNRLLTTKEAPDGCPDHVLRALGVALLACFCSDPELASHPQVLNKIPILSTFLTARGDPDDAARRSMIDDTYQCLTAVAGTPRGPRHLIAGGTVSALCQAYLGHGYGFDQALALLVGLLAAAETQCWKEAEPDLLAVLRGLSEDFQKAEDASKFELCQLLPLFLPPTTVPSECLRDLQAGLARILGSKLSSWQRNPALKLAARLAHACGSDWIPAGSSGSKFLALLVNLACVEVRLALEETGTEVKEDVVTACYALMELGIQECTRCEQSLLKEPQKVQLVSIMKEAIGAVIHYLQQVGPEKQKEPFVFASVRILGAWLAEETSSLRKEVCQLLPFLVRYAKTLYEEAEEANDLSQQVATLAISPTTPGPTWPGDALRLLLPGWCHLTVEDGPREILIKEGAPSLLCKYFLQQWELTSPGHDTSVLPDSVEIGLQTCCHIFLNLVVTAPGLIKRDACFTSLMNTLMTSLPSLVQQQGRLLLAANVATLGLLMARLLSTSPALQGTPASRGFFAAAILFLSQSHVARATPGSDQAVLALSPDYEGVWADLQELWFLGMQAFTGCVPLLPWLAPAALRSRWPQELLQLLGSVSPNSVKPEMVAAYQGVLVELARANRLCREAMRLQAGEETASHYRMAALEQCLSEP from the exons TTGGGCAAGGCGGGCATCATGGCCTCGGATTGTGAGCCAGCTCTGAACCAGGCAGAGAGCCGAAACCCCACCCTGGAGCGCTACCTGGGAGCCCTCCGTGAGGCCAAGAATGACAGTGAGCAGTTTGCAGCCCTGCTGCTA GTGACCAAGGCAGTCAAAGCAGGTGACATCGATGCCAAAACTCGGCGGCGGATCTTCGATGCCGTAGGCTTCACCTTCCCCAATCGTCTCCTGACCACCAAGGAGGCACCAGATGGCTGCCCCGACCATGTTCTCCGAGCCCTGGGTGTGGCCCTGCTGGCCTGCTTCTGCAGTGACCCTGAACTGGCCTCCCATCCCCAGGTCCTGAACAAGATCCCCATCCTTAGCACCTTCCTCACTGCCCGGGGGGACCCGGATGATGCTGCTCGCCGTTCCATGATTGACGACACCTACCAGTGCCTGACAGCTGTGGCAGGCACACCCCGTGGCCCCCGGCACCTCATTGCTGGTGGCACCGTGTCTGCCCTGTGTCAGGCATACCTGGGGCATGGCTATGGCTTTGACCAGGCCCTGGCACTCCTAGTGGGGCTGCTGGCTGCTGCTGAGACCCAGTGCTGGAAGGAGGCGGAGCCCGACCTCCTGGCCGTGTTGCGGGGCCTCAGTGAAGATTTCCAGAAAGCTGAGGATGCCAGCAAGTTTGAGCTCTGCCAGCTGctgcccctctttctgcccccgaCAACCGTGCCCTCTGAATGCCTCCGGGATCTGCAGGCCGGGCTGGCACGCATCCTGGGCAGCAAGCTGAGCTCCTGGCAGCGCAACCCTGCACTAAAGCTGGCAGCCCGCCTGGCGCACGCCTGCGGCTCCGACTGGATCCCAGCGGGCAGCTCCGGGAGCAAGTTCCTGGCCCTGCTGGTGAATCTGGCATGTGTGGAGGTACGGCTGGCACTGGAGGAGACAGGCACAGAAGTAAAAGAGGATGTGGTGACCGCCTGCTACGCCCTCATGGAGTTGGGGATCCAGGAATGCACCCGCTGTGAGCAGTCACTGCTCAAGGAGCCACAGAAGGTGCAGCTCGTGAGCATCATGAAGGAGGCCATCGGGGCTGTCATCCACTATCTGCAGCAG GTGGGgccagagaagcagaaggagccCTTTGTGTTTGCTTCGGTGCGGATCCTGGGGGCCTGGCTGGCCGAGGAGACCTCATCCCTGCGCAAGGAGGTCTGCCAGCTGCTGCCCTTCCTTGTGCGCTATGCCAAGACCCTCTACGAGGAGGCCGAGGAGGCGAATGACCTCTCCCAGCAGGTGGCCACCCTGGCcatctcccccaccaccccagggCCCACCTGGCCAGGGGATGCTCTCCG GCTCCTTCTGCCCGGCTGGTGCCACCTGACCGTTGAAGATGGGCCCCGGGAGATCCTGATCAAGGAGGGAGCCCCCTCACTTCTGTGCAAGTATTTCTTGCAGCAGTGGGAACTCACATCCCCAGGCCATGACACCTCAGTGCTGCCTGACAGTGTGGAGATCGGCCTGCAGACCTGCTGTCATATCTTCCTCAACCTTGTGGTCACCGCACCAGGGCTGATCAA GCGAGATGCCTGCTTCACATCTCTTATGAACACCCTGATGACGTCGCTGCCCTCACTAGTGCAGCAGCAAGGGAGGCTGCTTCTGGCTGCCAATGTGGCCACCCTGGGCCTTCTCATGGCCCGGCTCCTCAGTACCTCTCCAG CTCTTCAGGGAACACCAGCGTCCCGAGGTTTCTTCGCAGCTGCCATCCTCTTCCTATCACAGTCCCATGTGGCGCGGGCCACACCTGGCTCAGACCAGGCAGTGCTGGCCCTGTCCCCCGACTACGAGGGCGTCTGGGCCGACCTGCAGGAGCTCTGGTTCCTGGGTATGCAGGCCTTCACAGGCTGTGTGCCCCTGCTGCCCTGGCTGGCCCCGGCCGCCCTGCGCTCCCGCTGGCCACAGGAGCTGCTCCAGCTGCTGGGCAGCGTCAGCCCCAACTCTGTCAAGCCTGAGATGGTCGCCGCCTATCAGGGCGTCCTGGTGGAGCTGGCACGGGCCAACCGGCTGTGCCGGGAGGCCATGAGGCTACAGGCGGGTGAGGAGACAGCCAGCCACTACCGCATGGCTGCCCTGGAGCAGTGCCTGTCAGAGCCCTGA
- the NCDN gene encoding neurochondrin isoform X3: MASDCEPALNQAESRNPTLERYLGALREAKNDSEQFAALLLVTKAVKAGDIDAKTRRRIFDAVGFTFPNRLLTTKEAPDGCPDHVLRALGVALLACFCSDPELASHPQVLNKIPILSTFLTARGDPDDAARRSMIDDTYQCLTAVAGTPRGPRHLIAGGTVSALCQAYLGHGYGFDQALALLVGLLAAAETQCWKEAEPDLLAVLRGLSEDFQKAEDASKFELCQLLPLFLPPTTVPSECLRDLQAGLARILGSKLSSWQRNPALKLAARLAHACGSDWIPAGSSGSKFLALLVNLACVEVRLALEETGTEVKEDVVTACYALMELGIQECTRCEQSLLKEPQKVQLVSIMKEAIGAVIHYLQQVGPEKQKEPFVFASVRILGAWLAEETSSLRKEVCQLLPFLVRYAKTLYEEAEEANDLSQQVATLAISPTTPGPTWPGDALRLLLPGWCHLTVEDGPREILIKEGAPSLLCKYFLQQWELTSPGHDTSVLPDSVEIGLQTCCHIFLNLVVTAPGLIKRDACFTSLMNTLMTSLPSLVQQQGRLLLAANVATLGLLMARLLSTSPALQGTPASRGFFAAAILFLSQSHVARATPGSDQAVLALSPDYEGVWADLQELWFLGMQAFTGCVPLLPWLAPAALRSRWPQELLQLLGSVSPNSVKPEMVAAYQGVLVELARANRLCREAMRLQAGEETASHYRMAALEQCLSEP; the protein is encoded by the exons ATGGCCTCGGATTGTGAGCCAGCTCTGAACCAGGCAGAGAGCCGAAACCCCACCCTGGAGCGCTACCTGGGAGCCCTCCGTGAGGCCAAGAATGACAGTGAGCAGTTTGCAGCCCTGCTGCTA GTGACCAAGGCAGTCAAAGCAGGTGACATCGATGCCAAAACTCGGCGGCGGATCTTCGATGCCGTAGGCTTCACCTTCCCCAATCGTCTCCTGACCACCAAGGAGGCACCAGATGGCTGCCCCGACCATGTTCTCCGAGCCCTGGGTGTGGCCCTGCTGGCCTGCTTCTGCAGTGACCCTGAACTGGCCTCCCATCCCCAGGTCCTGAACAAGATCCCCATCCTTAGCACCTTCCTCACTGCCCGGGGGGACCCGGATGATGCTGCTCGCCGTTCCATGATTGACGACACCTACCAGTGCCTGACAGCTGTGGCAGGCACACCCCGTGGCCCCCGGCACCTCATTGCTGGTGGCACCGTGTCTGCCCTGTGTCAGGCATACCTGGGGCATGGCTATGGCTTTGACCAGGCCCTGGCACTCCTAGTGGGGCTGCTGGCTGCTGCTGAGACCCAGTGCTGGAAGGAGGCGGAGCCCGACCTCCTGGCCGTGTTGCGGGGCCTCAGTGAAGATTTCCAGAAAGCTGAGGATGCCAGCAAGTTTGAGCTCTGCCAGCTGctgcccctctttctgcccccgaCAACCGTGCCCTCTGAATGCCTCCGGGATCTGCAGGCCGGGCTGGCACGCATCCTGGGCAGCAAGCTGAGCTCCTGGCAGCGCAACCCTGCACTAAAGCTGGCAGCCCGCCTGGCGCACGCCTGCGGCTCCGACTGGATCCCAGCGGGCAGCTCCGGGAGCAAGTTCCTGGCCCTGCTGGTGAATCTGGCATGTGTGGAGGTACGGCTGGCACTGGAGGAGACAGGCACAGAAGTAAAAGAGGATGTGGTGACCGCCTGCTACGCCCTCATGGAGTTGGGGATCCAGGAATGCACCCGCTGTGAGCAGTCACTGCTCAAGGAGCCACAGAAGGTGCAGCTCGTGAGCATCATGAAGGAGGCCATCGGGGCTGTCATCCACTATCTGCAGCAG GTGGGgccagagaagcagaaggagccCTTTGTGTTTGCTTCGGTGCGGATCCTGGGGGCCTGGCTGGCCGAGGAGACCTCATCCCTGCGCAAGGAGGTCTGCCAGCTGCTGCCCTTCCTTGTGCGCTATGCCAAGACCCTCTACGAGGAGGCCGAGGAGGCGAATGACCTCTCCCAGCAGGTGGCCACCCTGGCcatctcccccaccaccccagggCCCACCTGGCCAGGGGATGCTCTCCG GCTCCTTCTGCCCGGCTGGTGCCACCTGACCGTTGAAGATGGGCCCCGGGAGATCCTGATCAAGGAGGGAGCCCCCTCACTTCTGTGCAAGTATTTCTTGCAGCAGTGGGAACTCACATCCCCAGGCCATGACACCTCAGTGCTGCCTGACAGTGTGGAGATCGGCCTGCAGACCTGCTGTCATATCTTCCTCAACCTTGTGGTCACCGCACCAGGGCTGATCAA GCGAGATGCCTGCTTCACATCTCTTATGAACACCCTGATGACGTCGCTGCCCTCACTAGTGCAGCAGCAAGGGAGGCTGCTTCTGGCTGCCAATGTGGCCACCCTGGGCCTTCTCATGGCCCGGCTCCTCAGTACCTCTCCAG CTCTTCAGGGAACACCAGCGTCCCGAGGTTTCTTCGCAGCTGCCATCCTCTTCCTATCACAGTCCCATGTGGCGCGGGCCACACCTGGCTCAGACCAGGCAGTGCTGGCCCTGTCCCCCGACTACGAGGGCGTCTGGGCCGACCTGCAGGAGCTCTGGTTCCTGGGTATGCAGGCCTTCACAGGCTGTGTGCCCCTGCTGCCCTGGCTGGCCCCGGCCGCCCTGCGCTCCCGCTGGCCACAGGAGCTGCTCCAGCTGCTGGGCAGCGTCAGCCCCAACTCTGTCAAGCCTGAGATGGTCGCCGCCTATCAGGGCGTCCTGGTGGAGCTGGCACGGGCCAACCGGCTGTGCCGGGAGGCCATGAGGCTACAGGCGGGTGAGGAGACAGCCAGCCACTACCGCATGGCTGCCCTGGAGCAGTGCCTGTCAGAGCCCTGA